A single window of Deinococcus terrestris DNA harbors:
- a CDS encoding 3'-5' exonuclease: protein MLFESLVRPLGPVSEGVQAVQDITGEELAAPSWPQVYPQIVPLLRGRELVAWNASFRRLATGCG from the coding sequence GTGCTGTTTGAATCCCTGGTTCGCCCGCTCGGGCCGGTGAGCGAGGGGGTGCAGGCGGTGCAGGACATCACCGGCGAGGAGTTGGCGGCGCCGAGCTGGCCCCAGGTGTACCCCCAAATCGTTCCGCTCCTGCGAGGCCGCGAACTGGTGGCGTGGAATGCCTCGTTCCGCCGCCTGGCTACCGGCTGTGGCTGA
- a CDS encoding CorA family divalent cation transporter — protein sequence MLTSHRRVYSALARPDFVAFVGDEPERHLRALAVEYEHTVDSLESARSLVLGSFDLYTARATLRTNDVVSVLTLATVALGLLATLAGFPSRLLRGRLPCGGSWLGTTG from the coding sequence TTGCTGACGTCCCACCGCCGGGTGTACAGCGCGCTGGCCCGGCCGGACTTCGTGGCCTTTGTGGGCGACGAACCGGAGCGGCACCTGCGGGCGTTGGCGGTGGAGTACGAGCACACCGTGGATTCCCTGGAGAGTGCGCGCTCCCTGGTGCTGGGCTCGTTCGACCTGTACACGGCGCGGGCCACCCTGCGGACGAACGACGTGGTGTCCGTCCTGACGCTGGCGACGGTGGCGCTGGGCTTGCTGGCGACTCTGGCGGGGTTTCCGAGCAGGCTGCTGAGGGGCAGGCTGCCCTGCGGGGGATCGTGGCTCGGAACCACTGGCTGA